One genomic window of Corticium candelabrum chromosome 21, ooCorCand1.1, whole genome shotgun sequence includes the following:
- the LOC134196456 gene encoding JNK-interacting protein 3-like — MASMGDGVWMAFKTDNSLQLYHAETYESVQDLDVQRHVQRLLDIPVLPTRPSSSVRVVQLILADNALWIGTSNGMILSVPLTLSQDLQLRLLQRAGELRATIRESNLPCCFCWDVRINLHGHTHGIKALVATPSSSSTSEEIIEDGYMFVDSRKTLVVSAGEGSVDFRAKEGTLASVKPIARAMSPTKVVTPECIYVNAWEVESRAMMVEESNETT; from the exons ATGGCATCCATGGGCGATGGCGTCTGGATGGCATTCAAAACCGATAACAGTCTTCAATTGTATCATGCAGAGACTTACGAAAGTGTCCAAGACCTCGATGTCCAACGCCACGTCCAACGACTCCTTG ATATCCCCGTATTGCCAACAAGGCCGTCGTCATCAGTCAGAGTGGTTCAACTAATTCTGGCCGACAATGCACTCTGGATCGGCACCAGCAACGGCATGATACTCTCCGTGCCACTGACTCTCAGTCAGGACCTTCAACTTCGATTGCTACAACGTGCAGGAGAGCTTCGTGCTACGATAAGAGAGTCGAACCTTCCATGCTGCTTCTGCTGGGACGTTCGGATAAACCTCCATGGTCATACGCATGGCATCAAGGCTCTTGTCGCTACCCCATCATCGTCGTCCACGTCGGAGGAAATAATCGAAGATGGCTATATGTTTGTTGATTCGCGGAAAACATTGGTTGTGAGTGCCGGAGAGGGGTCTGTTGATTTTCGAGCGAAGGAGGGTACTCTGGCCAGTGTAAAGCCCATCGCCAGGGCAATGTCACCGACAAAGGTGGTGACACCtgaatgtatatatgtaaatgCATGGGAGGTAGAAAGTCGGGCCATGATGGTGGAAGAATCGAATGAGACCACGTAG